One Micromonospora sp. WMMD812 genomic window carries:
- a CDS encoding Hsp70 family protein — translation MDRGPCTVLREPVAVVRGHLHLSLPRRLIVNLFAYTRMSAPGQPTEKDSHHPCTKDHGERITVDVASPSPARLPLMPNGGVTASIDLSSTAIAVTVSREGARVPILIDGRLVMPPGVAISPAGQLYAGLDSTAARSLPADHRFIDDPTDLLGKPAHPSGPGHPDPVDLLAAVLRHVGYHAANQVGQPATELTVTVPPSWGPRRRGQVSEAATRAGLPSPALVTAPAALAAYAASLGVTMPEGSCVLVCQADRHPATLTVLQAVGDGYRELATHQLDDIPDLDHLITQRVVHAATADNDALRTAIRQPANDNAEGHIALLESVRAARHLLVDQDRAPILLPAPRQPTVITRDDITNAAQPLLDQIPRAVTELLDAADVDKAHLAAVVLRPAHALPALTDQLAQATGAAPALIDQPHALADGALALTAAHQPRPRAAATRLPRIRLRISDLTGALLIGASSLTLLLQAVLTADITTVNTWVVGARTSLPQLGTAGALAMLTAFAVAHLAPTTWLAGAPTASTPEPTTGNLIRRGYLAAAVGGAVTATLYGLATGTAVEFDYTPYLKWTLGAALPLATCAALIAATAPRIPADALPSWLARTRPAITYTLIAAAGIFLMRAALTLTTPIHTNNTAGIAGSLGAALLGAATALTASRSRAIRTITAPGLAIGYALVFSYDTSSALIVGYLVALSWWGIRLTAHTLRLAFPTVGTALHRLVDRSNG, via the coding sequence GTGGACCGTGGGCCGTGCACCGTACTCCGTGAGCCTGTCGCCGTTGTCCGGGGACATCTGCACCTGTCTCTCCCCCGCCGATTGATCGTCAATCTCTTCGCATACACGAGGATGAGTGCGCCAGGCCAGCCCACCGAGAAGGATTCTCACCATCCGTGCACAAAGGATCACGGGGAGAGGATCACGGTTGACGTCGCCTCGCCCTCACCGGCGAGACTGCCCCTCATGCCAAACGGGGGCGTCACGGCGTCGATCGATCTCAGTTCCACGGCCATCGCCGTCACTGTCAGCCGGGAAGGCGCTCGCGTCCCGATCCTCATCGACGGTCGCCTCGTCATGCCACCGGGCGTCGCCATCAGCCCCGCGGGCCAGCTCTACGCCGGCCTCGACAGCACCGCGGCGAGATCCCTCCCCGCGGACCACCGATTCATCGACGATCCGACCGACCTGCTCGGCAAACCCGCCCATCCCTCCGGCCCGGGACACCCCGACCCCGTGGACCTGCTCGCCGCCGTACTGCGGCATGTCGGCTACCATGCCGCTAACCAGGTCGGCCAGCCGGCCACCGAGCTCACCGTGACCGTTCCACCCAGTTGGGGACCACGCCGCCGCGGACAGGTCAGCGAGGCGGCAACCCGAGCGGGACTACCTTCTCCTGCCCTGGTCACCGCGCCCGCCGCCCTCGCCGCTTACGCCGCGAGCCTCGGCGTCACCATGCCCGAAGGCTCCTGCGTGCTCGTCTGTCAGGCGGACCGCCACCCGGCGACCCTCACCGTGCTGCAAGCGGTCGGCGACGGCTACCGCGAACTGGCAACCCACCAACTCGACGACATCCCCGACCTCGACCACCTCATCACCCAACGCGTTGTGCACGCGGCAACTGCCGACAACGACGCTCTCCGAACGGCAATCCGCCAACCGGCGAACGACAACGCAGAGGGGCACATCGCCCTTCTGGAATCCGTGCGCGCCGCCCGTCATCTGCTCGTCGACCAGGATCGGGCGCCGATCCTGCTGCCCGCACCCCGACAGCCGACAGTCATCACTCGCGACGACATCACGAACGCCGCGCAGCCTCTCCTCGATCAGATACCCCGCGCAGTCACCGAACTGCTCGACGCGGCTGACGTCGACAAGGCGCACCTCGCTGCGGTCGTCCTGCGGCCAGCCCATGCCCTGCCCGCCCTCACGGACCAGCTCGCCCAGGCCACCGGCGCTGCGCCCGCTCTCATCGACCAGCCCCATGCCCTCGCCGACGGAGCGTTGGCGCTCACCGCCGCCCACCAACCCCGACCGCGTGCCGCCGCCACACGGCTACCCCGCATCCGGCTCCGGATCAGCGACCTCACCGGCGCCCTCCTCATCGGCGCATCCTCGCTGACGCTGCTCCTGCAAGCCGTCCTCACCGCCGACATCACCACCGTCAACACCTGGGTCGTCGGCGCCCGCACCTCACTCCCGCAACTCGGCACCGCCGGCGCACTCGCCATGCTCACCGCCTTTGCCGTCGCGCACCTGGCACCCACCACCTGGCTCGCCGGAGCGCCCACCGCGTCAACGCCCGAACCCACGACCGGCAACCTCATCCGACGGGGATACCTCGCCGCGGCCGTCGGCGGCGCGGTCACCGCCACCCTCTACGGACTCGCGACCGGCACCGCCGTCGAGTTCGACTACACCCCCTACCTGAAATGGACCCTCGGCGCCGCCCTACCCCTCGCCACCTGCGCCGCCCTCATCGCCGCCACCGCACCCCGGATCCCCGCCGACGCGCTGCCTAGCTGGCTCGCCCGGACCCGCCCCGCCATCACCTACACGCTCATCGCCGCCGCCGGCATCTTCCTCATGCGCGCCGCACTCACCCTCACCACCCCCATCCACACGAACAACACCGCCGGCATCGCCGGCAGCCTCGGAGCCGCCCTCCTCGGCGCGGCCACGGCCTTGACCGCCAGCCGCAGCCGCGCCATCCGCACCATCACCGCGCCAGGTCTGGCCATCGGCTACGCCCTCGTCTTCAGCTACGACACCAGCAGCGCCCTGATCGTCGGCTACCTCGTCGCACTCTCCTGGTGGGGCATCCGACTCACCGCCCACACCCTGCGACTCGCCTTCCCCACCGTAGGGACAGCGCTGCACCGCCTCGTCGACCGCTCCAACGGCTGA
- a CDS encoding DeoR/GlpR family DNA-binding transcription regulator, whose product MTGPQLAGEEQLRYTSAPQRREEILRRMRRTGYVSAPELSAKLSVSDRTVRRDLQRLADLGLAELVYGGAVPPGGVQPGSPFGARSQVQSRQKRAIAHQALQFVEPGATIGIDAGTTTLELARLLPPDGDITVVTHSLPAMAALGERSDVALIGLGGLLHPATQAFTGPDTVTAVSRLRVHTFFLAASGLTGGGAYCSTPLDAEAKRAFIAAADRVVLLADSSKLRQTAPVPICDYVQLDAVITDAGATDADRAQLASVTSLLIAVG is encoded by the coding sequence GTGACAGGTCCACAGCTCGCGGGCGAGGAGCAGTTGCGCTACACCTCCGCGCCGCAGCGCCGGGAGGAGATCCTGCGCCGGATGCGCCGCACCGGCTACGTGTCGGCGCCCGAACTCAGCGCCAAGTTGTCGGTGTCCGACCGCACTGTGCGGCGCGACCTGCAGCGACTCGCCGACCTCGGCCTGGCCGAACTCGTGTACGGCGGTGCCGTCCCGCCGGGCGGCGTGCAGCCCGGCTCCCCGTTCGGCGCCCGTTCCCAGGTGCAGTCGCGCCAGAAGCGGGCCATCGCCCACCAGGCGTTGCAGTTCGTCGAGCCCGGCGCCACCATCGGCATCGACGCGGGCACCACCACGCTCGAACTAGCTCGACTGCTGCCGCCCGACGGCGACATCACGGTGGTGACCCACTCCCTGCCCGCCATGGCGGCGCTCGGCGAACGCTCCGACGTGGCCCTCATCGGTCTCGGCGGCCTCCTGCACCCAGCCACCCAGGCGTTCACCGGACCGGACACCGTGACCGCGGTCAGCCGACTCCGGGTGCACACCTTCTTCTTGGCGGCCAGCGGTCTGACCGGCGGCGGCGCATACTGCAGCACCCCCCTGGACGCCGAGGCGAAGCGGGCCTTCATCGCCGCCGCCGACCGGGTCGTGCTGCTGGCGGACTCGTCCAAGCTGCGCCAGACCGCGCCGGTGCCGATCTGCGACTACGTCCAGCTCGACGCCGTCATCACCGACGCCGGGGCGACCGACGCCGACCGTGCCCAGCTAGCCTCGGTCACCAGCCTGCTGATCGCCGTCGGCTAG
- a CDS encoding four-carbon acid sugar kinase family protein, whose translation MKESAGWRAEIAADRRPKVIVDDDPTGTQSVSDVEVILRPDRAAFDHFFASTQRATFVLSNSRALPERAATALVGDIARTVTAASRAAGRPPTLILRGDSTLRGHVIAEAEAVAPHTPMLFVPAFLDGGRFTRDGVHYLWTESGAVPVADTEFARDPDFGYRSRHLSDWVSEVSGGRRHAVIVPLARLAERGPDAVAEALLGAAPDAVVIPDCVSDADVLAIAAGLIRAQTRGARVVVRCAASLAAALAGLSTRPLARLELPTPGRVLIACGSFTNASTRQLRALGGLWHRRVDIPLGAPHGEDRLLAKALRERLDRDGRAVVATDRTPRHGTVPAAPELLMDTLVRTVRQLAADVDLVVAKGGITSARLATEALGATSARVRGQILPGVPVWDLHASGKNPSYVIVPGNVGADSTLRDILDRIATAPAGRSPHVEQGEL comes from the coding sequence GTGAAGGAATCCGCCGGATGGCGGGCGGAGATCGCGGCCGATCGGCGACCGAAGGTGATCGTCGACGACGACCCCACCGGGACCCAGTCCGTCAGCGACGTCGAGGTGATCCTGCGACCGGACCGGGCCGCGTTCGACCACTTCTTCGCCTCGACGCAGCGCGCAACCTTCGTACTGTCCAACAGCCGGGCACTTCCCGAACGCGCCGCGACCGCGCTGGTCGGCGACATCGCCCGCACGGTGACGGCGGCCAGCCGAGCGGCCGGGCGGCCACCGACCCTGATCCTGCGCGGAGATTCGACGCTACGCGGTCATGTGATCGCCGAGGCCGAAGCCGTGGCACCGCACACGCCGATGCTGTTCGTGCCCGCGTTCCTCGACGGCGGCCGCTTCACGCGCGACGGCGTCCACTATCTGTGGACCGAGTCCGGGGCAGTCCCGGTGGCCGACACCGAGTTCGCCCGGGACCCGGACTTCGGTTACCGCAGCCGGCACCTCAGCGACTGGGTGAGCGAGGTCAGCGGCGGCCGCCGACATGCGGTGATCGTGCCGCTCGCCCGGCTGGCTGAGCGCGGACCAGACGCGGTCGCCGAGGCTCTGCTGGGCGCGGCGCCCGACGCGGTGGTCATCCCCGACTGTGTCAGCGACGCCGATGTCCTGGCCATCGCGGCCGGCCTGATCAGGGCGCAGACCCGGGGTGCCCGGGTGGTGGTCCGCTGCGCCGCCTCGCTCGCCGCCGCCCTGGCTGGCCTGTCCACGCGGCCGCTGGCACGTCTCGAACTGCCAACCCCCGGCCGGGTCCTGATCGCCTGCGGCTCGTTCACCAACGCCAGCACCCGGCAGCTGCGGGCGTTGGGCGGGCTGTGGCATCGACGCGTGGACATCCCGCTCGGCGCGCCACACGGCGAGGATCGACTGCTGGCCAAAGCGCTGCGCGAGCGTCTCGACCGGGACGGCCGGGCGGTGGTGGCCACCGACCGGACGCCCCGGCACGGTACCGTCCCCGCCGCGCCCGAGCTGCTCATGGACACCCTCGTCCGGACCGTGCGGCAGCTCGCCGCCGACGTGGACCTGGTCGTCGCCAAGGGCGGCATCACCTCGGCCCGGCTCGCCACCGAGGCGCTGGGCGCGACCAGCGCCCGGGTACGCGGACAGATCCTGCCCGGCGTACCGGTCTGGGATCTGCACGCATCCGGAAAGAACCCGTCCTACGTGATCGTGCCCGGCAACGTCGGCGCCGACAGCACCCTGCGGGACATCCTCGATCGGATCGCCACGGCGCCCGCCGGGCGGTCTCCGCACGTCGAGCAGGGCGAGCTGTGA
- a CDS encoding FGGY family carbohydrate kinase — MNEAEPLLAGLDVGTTHTKAGVYRTDGSPVAQRQAPTPPDTEALRDTALRLLAECVSATDVPPVAIGVASMAETGVPLDAGGAPVGELLHWRDRRAGRQAEQLAAAVGRAAFFATTGLHPSAKLPLARWIWLRQHDPDVLRRMACWANTADLVVGALTGTVATSPTLAARSGGFDIAAGEYRPELLDLAGLRPEQLPPVLAADQVAGRVTATAARRTGLPAGTPVVVAGHDHLVAAWAAGVRSPGQVADSMGTAEAIVTPVVALPPPTVRATGNSVGPFVDGRSFCLISGLSSSGGLVEWLLDAITPAGQPNRHAWFTDLVGPPAGPPTGITVQPYLHGRASPEPDPHRTLAFHGIRPQHTLADIGRAVLEGLCMQVRWMVETQSSISGHQPDSVRVFGGPTANPTWMWIKAQVTPAPVVVLPGHCGAALGAAQLAGRAIGIPQTPPPGPPPRQVPGAGPEWEAAYRSHFLPSATTAATPSANSEEAP, encoded by the coding sequence GTGAACGAGGCCGAGCCGTTGCTCGCCGGCCTGGACGTGGGCACCACGCACACCAAGGCCGGCGTCTACCGCACCGACGGCAGCCCGGTGGCCCAACGCCAGGCCCCCACCCCGCCCGACACCGAGGCGCTGCGGGACACCGCGCTGCGACTGCTCGCGGAGTGCGTGTCGGCCACCGATGTCCCGCCGGTCGCCATCGGGGTCGCCAGCATGGCGGAGACGGGCGTACCGCTGGACGCCGGCGGCGCCCCCGTCGGAGAGCTGCTGCACTGGCGGGACCGCCGCGCCGGCCGGCAGGCCGAGCAGCTGGCCGCGGCGGTCGGCCGGGCGGCCTTCTTCGCCACCACCGGACTGCACCCGAGCGCGAAGCTGCCACTGGCCCGCTGGATCTGGCTGCGCCAGCACGACCCGGACGTCCTGCGGCGGATGGCCTGCTGGGCGAACACCGCCGACCTCGTCGTGGGCGCCCTCACCGGCACCGTCGCCACCAGCCCGACGTTGGCCGCCCGTTCCGGCGGGTTCGACATCGCCGCCGGGGAGTACCGGCCCGAACTACTCGACCTGGCCGGACTCCGACCCGAGCAGCTGCCGCCGGTGCTCGCCGCCGACCAGGTCGCAGGGCGGGTCACCGCCACCGCCGCACGGCGCACCGGGCTGCCCGCCGGCACCCCCGTCGTCGTCGCCGGGCACGATCATCTGGTCGCCGCCTGGGCCGCCGGGGTCCGGTCCCCCGGCCAGGTCGCCGACTCCATGGGTACGGCGGAGGCGATCGTCACCCCCGTCGTCGCGCTGCCGCCCCCAACCGTGCGGGCCACCGGGAACTCCGTCGGCCCGTTCGTCGACGGTCGGTCGTTCTGCCTGATCAGCGGCCTGTCCAGCAGCGGCGGCCTGGTCGAATGGCTCCTCGACGCGATCACGCCGGCCGGGCAGCCGAACCGGCACGCGTGGTTCACCGACCTCGTCGGCCCGCCGGCCGGCCCGCCGACCGGCATCACCGTGCAGCCGTACCTGCACGGGCGGGCCAGCCCCGAGCCCGATCCGCACCGGACGCTCGCCTTCCACGGCATCCGCCCACAGCACACTCTCGCCGACATCGGCCGTGCCGTCCTGGAAGGGCTCTGCATGCAGGTGCGCTGGATGGTCGAGACCCAGTCGAGCATCAGCGGGCACCAACCCGACTCGGTGCGGGTCTTCGGCGGGCCCACCGCCAACCCCACCTGGATGTGGATCAAGGCACAGGTGACCCCGGCCCCCGTCGTCGTGCTGCCCGGGCATTGCGGCGCTGCGCTCGGCGCGGCCCAACTCGCCGGACGGGCGATCGGCATCCCGCAGACGCCCCCGCCGGGACCACCACCACGACAGGTACCGGGGGCCGGGCCCGAGTGGGAAGCGGCGTACCGCTCGCATTTCCTGCCGTCGGCCACGACCGCCGCCACCCCGTCCGCCAACAGTGAGGAAGCACCGTGA
- a CDS encoding TIM barrel protein, whose protein sequence is MDPVVNLGLLFTELPWQQRFAAAAEAGFHRVEFPWPPLPPDEVSRLARAAGVQVGLLNMDAGDLAAGERGYGNDPRLVIRWRDQLRQALDLARDLDCPLVNVLAGRRLPGLDESDQLRCLTGNLRWAADLARRCGRTLVIEPINDHDIPGYLLPRVVDVLAVLEPIDHEAVKLQLDVYHVAAMGDDVTAAVATAGSRLGHVQLADHPGRHEPGTADLDVDALLSALTATGYQGGLGLEYEPTLPSAASLRAVAARYPRLRPAKERAA, encoded by the coding sequence ATGGACCCCGTCGTCAACCTGGGCCTGCTCTTCACGGAGCTGCCGTGGCAGCAACGGTTCGCCGCCGCGGCCGAGGCGGGCTTCCACCGGGTGGAGTTCCCCTGGCCCCCGCTGCCACCCGACGAGGTGTCGCGGTTGGCGCGCGCGGCGGGGGTACAGGTCGGGCTGCTGAACATGGACGCCGGTGATCTCGCCGCCGGTGAGCGCGGTTACGGCAACGATCCACGACTCGTCATACGCTGGCGCGACCAGCTGCGGCAGGCGCTGGACCTGGCCCGCGACCTCGACTGCCCGCTGGTGAACGTCCTCGCCGGACGCCGGCTGCCCGGACTCGACGAGTCGGACCAGCTGCGGTGCCTCACCGGCAACCTGCGCTGGGCCGCCGACCTCGCCCGGCGGTGCGGCCGGACCCTCGTCATCGAGCCGATCAACGACCACGACATACCCGGTTACCTGCTGCCCCGCGTCGTCGACGTACTCGCCGTCCTGGAACCCATCGATCACGAGGCGGTCAAGCTCCAGCTGGACGTCTACCACGTCGCGGCGATGGGCGACGACGTCACCGCTGCGGTGGCGACGGCCGGCAGCAGGCTCGGCCACGTACAGCTCGCCGATCACCCGGGCCGCCACGAGCCGGGCACCGCCGACCTGGATGTCGACGCGCTGCTCTCGGCGCTGACCGCGACCGGCTACCAGGGCGGGCTCGGTCTGGAGTACGAACCCACCCTGCCCTCGGCCGCGAGCCTACGCGCCGTCGCCGCACGGTACCCGCGACTGAGACCAGCCAAGGAGCGAGCCGCATGA
- a CDS encoding aspartate/glutamate racemase family protein has protein sequence MNRICLLHTVTGLPAVFADLLGTEVGPVDAVNIVDETLLRDTVEHGMLPRTRRRVASYAGFAAESGAAAVLVTCSSIGEAAEQARAEVGIPIYRVDEPMAEQAVTLGPRIGVLATLAATLQPTRDLLRRKAGERGEPAEIRESVCPGAFEALRGGDPGRHDQLVAAEVRRLAGEVDVLVLAQASMARVVDALPADQVPVPVLSSPRSGVRQLHPFATR, from the coding sequence ATGAACCGGATCTGCCTGCTGCACACGGTCACCGGCCTGCCCGCCGTCTTCGCCGACCTGCTCGGTACCGAGGTGGGCCCGGTTGACGCCGTCAACATCGTCGACGAGACGCTGCTCCGCGACACCGTCGAACACGGCATGCTGCCGCGTACCCGTCGCCGGGTGGCCAGCTATGCGGGGTTCGCGGCCGAGTCCGGCGCTGCCGCCGTACTGGTCACCTGCTCGTCGATTGGTGAGGCGGCCGAGCAGGCGCGCGCCGAGGTCGGCATCCCGATCTACCGAGTCGACGAACCGATGGCCGAGCAGGCCGTCACGCTCGGCCCGCGCATCGGCGTACTGGCGACCCTCGCCGCCACCCTGCAACCCACCCGAGACCTGCTGCGTCGCAAGGCCGGCGAGCGCGGCGAGCCGGCCGAGATCCGCGAGTCGGTCTGTCCCGGCGCGTTCGAGGCACTGCGGGGCGGCGATCCCGGCCGACACGACCAGCTCGTCGCCGCCGAGGTACGCCGCCTGGCCGGCGAGGTCGACGTGCTGGTGCTGGCGCAGGCCAGCATGGCGCGGGTGGTCGACGCGCTGCCCGCCGATCAGGTGCCGGTGCCGGTGCTCAGCTCTCCCCGGTCCGGTGTACGGCAGCTGCACCCGTTCGCCACCCGTTGA
- a CDS encoding GH1 family beta-glucosidase: protein MSPHPHSERPTNVFPPGFLWGAATSSYQVEGAAREDGRALSIWDTFTAERGMDSGEVACDHYHRWPTDADLMAHLGMNAYRFSLAWPRIVPNGTGAVNPAGLAHYDRMVDGLLERGITPVPTLYHWDLPQALQERGGWTSRATSDAFAAYTEICLDALGDRVDTWLTVNEPWVASVLGYRLGLHAPGEEDLRTSLLVAHHLLLAHGAATQRIRERRPFARVGIPLSLFPNYPVTDDPADTAAAWGSDGYTNRWFLDPVLRGRYPADTAELFERLVGPLDWVRPGDLDLIGARPDLIGVNYYTRRRISAAAAEPLPWRVLPAQPGVPVTDSGWEDVPEVFYDLLVRLHRDYDIPLLITENGGVWNAEPGPDGRVRDTGRVRALRAHLLAMSRAIEAGVQVLGYLHWSLLDNLEWAEGYGQRFGLVHVDRETQRRTVKDSARYYAAVIAANRVVDATDGLAGKREDPGWG from the coding sequence GTGAGCCCGCACCCGCACAGCGAGCGACCGACGAACGTCTTCCCGCCCGGCTTCCTGTGGGGCGCCGCGACCTCCTCGTACCAGGTCGAGGGTGCCGCCCGCGAGGACGGCCGCGCCCTCTCCATCTGGGACACCTTCACGGCGGAGCGCGGGATGGACTCCGGCGAGGTCGCCTGCGACCACTACCACCGCTGGCCCACCGACGCCGACCTGATGGCCCATCTCGGCATGAACGCCTACCGGTTCTCGCTGGCCTGGCCGCGCATCGTCCCCAACGGGACCGGAGCGGTGAACCCGGCGGGCCTGGCGCACTACGACCGAATGGTCGACGGCCTGCTGGAGCGAGGCATCACGCCGGTGCCGACGCTGTACCACTGGGACCTGCCGCAGGCGCTGCAGGAGCGCGGTGGGTGGACCAGCCGGGCGACCAGCGACGCTTTCGCGGCGTACACCGAGATTTGCCTCGATGCGCTCGGCGACCGGGTCGACACGTGGCTGACGGTCAACGAGCCGTGGGTGGCGTCCGTGCTGGGATACCGGCTCGGGCTGCACGCGCCGGGGGAGGAGGACCTGCGCACCTCGTTGCTCGTCGCGCACCACCTCTTGCTGGCACACGGCGCGGCGACCCAGCGCATCCGCGAGCGCCGCCCCTTTGCCCGGGTCGGCATCCCACTGAGTCTCTTCCCCAACTATCCGGTCACCGACGACCCGGCCGACACCGCCGCGGCGTGGGGGTCCGACGGCTACACCAACCGCTGGTTCCTCGATCCGGTGTTGCGCGGCCGGTACCCGGCGGACACCGCCGAGTTGTTCGAGCGACTGGTCGGTCCATTGGACTGGGTGCGGCCCGGCGACCTCGATCTGATCGGCGCCCGCCCGGACCTCATCGGCGTGAACTACTACACCCGCCGGCGGATCAGCGCCGCCGCAGCGGAGCCCCTGCCCTGGCGGGTGCTGCCGGCGCAGCCGGGCGTCCCGGTCACCGACAGCGGCTGGGAGGACGTTCCCGAGGTCTTCTACGACCTGCTGGTACGCCTGCACCGCGACTACGACATCCCGCTGCTGATCACCGAGAACGGCGGCGTCTGGAACGCCGAACCCGGCCCCGACGGGCGGGTCCGCGACACCGGGCGGGTACGCGCGCTGCGCGCCCACCTGCTGGCCATGTCCCGAGCGATCGAGGCCGGCGTGCAGGTGCTGGGGTACCTGCACTGGTCGCTGCTGGACAACCTGGAATGGGCCGAGGGGTACGGCCAGCGCTTCGGCCTGGTCCACGTCGACCGGGAGACCCAGCGGCGCACCGTCAAGGACAGTGCCCGTTACTACGCGGCCGTGATCGCCGCGAACCGGGTCGTCGACGCCACCGACGGCCTCGCCGGGAAACGTGAGGACCCTGGTTGGGGGTGA